From Paenibacillus sp. V4I7, one genomic window encodes:
- a CDS encoding cellulase family glycosylhydrolase encodes MSSIRENEVVGFLRADGKRLVNGEGREVLLRGVGFGSWLLPEGYMWMFPEKGDRPRRIEKMIHELIGEREAERFWDIYYDVHTSEADIQQIAAEGFNSVRVPINARFLIEDGEPLRVKEHRMKLIDRLIGWCRKHSLYVILDLHGAPGGQTGTNIDDSERDLPELFTEEQNRRLTVQLWRFLAEHYKNEWIVAGYDLLNEPLPNWFSTYNGEVMPLYRDIVKAIREVDDRHLIILEGAHWATDWSIFTEKIDHNLMLQFHKYWNNPDTESIRVYLDKREEWNVPIYMGEGGENNKAWYAGAFRLFEDNNISWNFWTWKKMGKDNSPCSVKVPRDWQMLVDYLEGGSKPDEITAQQILWEYLTNLAFDQCVYYRDVVDALLSRPPVRIPAIFYGYRGEGVSYGIQQPSNQNVGFRIHDCTDIRFVASARETANFEHGKGEAWQEDERLEVHLAEGDWLAYEIYVPKFTDFTVYEINIHLNELDENGSLAISVDGENTNIREPFTLEPGAHRIVVQAKGALVRLEWLEIIPTSIEA; translated from the coding sequence ATGAGCTCAATTCGTGAGAACGAAGTTGTTGGCTTTCTTAGAGCTGACGGGAAGAGACTAGTCAACGGAGAAGGTCGCGAGGTGCTGCTAAGAGGCGTCGGCTTCGGGAGTTGGCTGCTCCCTGAGGGCTATATGTGGATGTTTCCGGAGAAAGGAGATCGTCCGCGGCGTATTGAAAAGATGATTCATGAGCTGATCGGGGAACGGGAGGCCGAAAGATTTTGGGACATTTACTATGATGTTCACACATCGGAAGCAGATATTCAACAGATTGCCGCTGAAGGATTCAATTCGGTTAGGGTGCCAATAAACGCAAGATTTTTAATTGAAGACGGTGAGCCTCTTCGGGTGAAAGAGCATCGAATGAAACTCATTGATCGTCTTATCGGATGGTGTCGTAAGCACAGCCTTTATGTGATTTTAGATCTACACGGGGCACCTGGGGGCCAGACGGGTACGAATATAGACGACTCTGAACGGGACTTGCCGGAGCTATTTACAGAAGAACAGAATAGGCGTCTTACTGTTCAGCTATGGCGTTTTCTCGCAGAGCACTACAAGAATGAGTGGATTGTTGCGGGCTATGATCTGCTCAATGAGCCGCTGCCCAACTGGTTCTCTACGTATAACGGTGAGGTCATGCCTCTTTACCGGGATATCGTCAAGGCAATCAGAGAAGTAGACGATCGCCACCTGATTATTCTAGAAGGTGCCCATTGGGCAACGGATTGGTCGATTTTTACGGAGAAAATCGATCATAATCTGATGCTGCAGTTCCATAAATATTGGAATAATCCAGATACGGAGAGCATTAGAGTCTACTTAGATAAGCGTGAAGAGTGGAACGTGCCCATTTATATGGGTGAAGGTGGCGAGAATAACAAAGCATGGTACGCGGGTGCTTTCCGCCTTTTTGAAGATAACAATATCTCTTGGAATTTCTGGACTTGGAAGAAGATGGGCAAAGATAATTCACCTTGCAGCGTTAAGGTTCCCCGTGATTGGCAGATGCTGGTTGATTACTTAGAGGGTGGTTCGAAGCCGGATGAGATAACAGCACAACAAATCTTATGGGAATATCTAACTAATTTAGCTTTCGACCAATGTGTGTATTACCGCGATGTTGTTGACGCCTTGTTAAGCAGACCTCCCGTTCGTATACCTGCTATTTTCTACGGGTATCGGGGAGAAGGTGTCAGTTATGGCATCCAGCAGCCATCGAATCAGAATGTTGGCTTTCGCATCCATGACTGCACGGACATTCGGTTTGTCGCAAGTGCAAGGGAGACAGCAAACTTCGAGCATGGTAAAGGAGAGGCATGGCAGGAGGATGAGCGCCTAGAAGTACACTTAGCTGAAGGCGATTGGCTGGCCTACGAAATTTATGTTCCTAAGTTTACGGATTTCACGGTTTATGAGATCAACATTCACCTTAATGAGCTTGATGAAAACGGAAGTCTGGCAATCTCGGTAGATGGCGAGAACACAAATATCAGAGAACCGTTCACGCTTGAACCAGGGGCACATCGTATTGTAGTTCAAGCTAAAGGTGCTCTCGTTCGGCTTGAATGGTTAGAAATCATTCCGACTAGCATAGAGGCTTAG
- a CDS encoding carbohydrate ABC transporter permease, translating to MKRIGSFMILMILIAAAIFTLFPIYMGLLNSFKTEGAMMNNILSLPTHLEVGNYIGAFHKTNFVRSLGNTVYIASVGLLGIIICASMAGYKLSRTPGKLSAFIFLLFVMSTLIPFHSIMITLTKISKALSVQGSTTGLGLIYIGTGVAFAIFLYHGFVKSIPRDLDEAAVIDGCGEFRLYVVIIFPLLLPITATIAILNLLWIWNDFLLPLLMLTNYKTYTLLLSTNMLFGQYGNNDWSAILSALILAMLPVVLFYLLLQKYIMKGIADGAIKG from the coding sequence ATGAAGCGAATCGGTTCCTTTATGATTCTGATGATCCTTATTGCGGCTGCCATATTTACGTTGTTTCCGATCTACATGGGACTGCTGAACTCTTTTAAGACGGAAGGCGCCATGATGAATAATATTTTGTCGCTGCCTACCCATTTGGAAGTAGGAAATTATATTGGCGCATTCCATAAGACTAATTTTGTTAGAAGCTTAGGAAATACGGTATATATCGCATCGGTTGGCTTGTTAGGCATTATTATATGCGCGTCGATGGCTGGCTATAAACTATCTAGGACACCTGGGAAGTTAAGTGCATTTATATTTCTGCTGTTTGTCATGTCCACGTTGATACCATTTCATTCTATTATGATAACGCTGACTAAAATTTCCAAAGCGCTATCCGTGCAAGGCTCAACGACAGGTCTAGGATTGATATATATAGGCACGGGTGTCGCCTTTGCGATCTTTTTGTACCATGGTTTTGTGAAGTCTATCCCCCGCGATCTGGATGAAGCAGCTGTCATTGATGGCTGCGGTGAGTTCCGATTATATGTTGTCATCATATTTCCGTTATTACTGCCTATTACGGCTACGATAGCGATTTTAAACCTGTTATGGATATGGAACGACTTTCTTCTGCCGTTACTAATGTTGACAAACTATAAGACGTATACCTTGCTATTATCCACCAACATGCTGTTCGGTCAATACGGGAATAATGACTGGTCTGCCATTTTGTCTGCATTGATTCTGGCCATGCTGCCGGTCGTTCTCTTCTATTTATTACTGCAAAAATACATTATGAAGGGTATTGCAGACGGTGCAATAAAGGGATAG
- a CDS encoding carbohydrate ABC transporter permease, with amino-acid sequence MTTKRKKTVILLAFVFPALLFYAVFVLAPAFGGAWYSLTNWNGLNRTYRMVGLANYIEALTADPFFLKSVGFTLKYVVFMVVLQNAIALLLAVLVESRRRSKVWFRTIFFMPNMISLIIGGFMWLFIFTKVLPYIAEHTVFSFLDKSWIGDPAYSFFAIVIVSLWGGVGYLMVIYIASLQGVPQHLKEAAAMDGANAFKTFRYVTLPMIYPALTIGIFLTLNGSFKAFDAVYSLTGGGPGRSTQVIALNIFEEAFKSSNRYGYANAKAMILFLVVFLITLIQLWLMKRREVES; translated from the coding sequence ATGACAACGAAACGAAAAAAGACGGTCATCCTATTAGCCTTCGTGTTTCCCGCTCTATTATTCTACGCTGTATTCGTACTCGCCCCCGCATTCGGGGGCGCATGGTACAGCCTTACGAATTGGAACGGACTGAATCGCACGTATCGGATGGTGGGATTGGCTAATTACATCGAGGCATTGACTGCGGACCCGTTCTTCCTAAAGTCGGTAGGCTTCACCCTTAAATATGTCGTGTTCATGGTTGTGCTTCAGAATGCGATCGCTCTGCTTCTGGCGGTTCTCGTGGAATCCAGACGCCGCAGCAAGGTATGGTTCCGTACGATTTTTTTCATGCCCAATATGATCAGCTTGATCATAGGCGGCTTTATGTGGTTATTTATTTTCACTAAAGTACTTCCGTATATAGCCGAACATACGGTATTCTCCTTTTTGGATAAATCCTGGATCGGTGATCCGGCTTATTCGTTCTTCGCCATCGTCATCGTGTCCCTGTGGGGAGGTGTCGGTTACCTGATGGTGATCTATATCGCCTCCTTGCAGGGTGTGCCCCAGCATCTGAAAGAAGCGGCTGCGATGGATGGAGCGAATGCTTTTAAAACGTTTCGTTATGTGACGCTTCCGATGATTTATCCGGCCCTGACGATCGGTATCTTTCTTACTCTTAACGGCTCGTTTAAAGCATTCGATGCTGTCTACTCGTTAACCGGCGGTGGTCCAGGCAGATCGACGCAGGTCATCGCACTGAACATTTTCGAAGAAGCATTTAAATCAAGTAATCGATATGGGTACGCAAATGCTAAGGCGATGATATTATTTCTAGTCGTGTTCTTGATCACCTTGATTCAGCTGTGGCTGATGAAGAGAAGAGAGGTGGAATCATGA
- a CDS encoding ABC transporter substrate-binding protein has protein sequence MKKALHLMLSVTLLGAMVGCGTNSNSSNGAVEATPAPADSKPAASTPAKKVELKVFMGFPRFKDQFNKYFEQFKAKEKAEKNIDVTINLEMPNPDQAKQILQTRLSSNDAPDLFTLHAVADVPSYYKAGYLSDLSNQPFAAGLFDNVKKTVTFDGKIVALPLESLEWGYLYNKKVFNDLSLKAPQTLDEMKAVIEKLKANKVTPFELSFQEAWIPQLIMALSLGGIVNSEHPDWIQKMNKGEASYKDVQDVFNIIDIVMQNGTDKPFEVGSAQGSTDFANGKAAMWVQGPWQAEAIQKVNPKIEFGVAPLPVSNNPKGTMINLSTSTSLAVSPTSKNKEVAMDLLNYILDAKDSSALFQELKFNPVSKVHTYKSFPWIDEAMTYVSQGKAYQDLSLPNGITDEQAKLLQSYYAKQVTKDEIIKALDKKWADAIKGQQ, from the coding sequence ATGAAGAAAGCGCTTCACTTAATGCTAAGTGTTACCTTATTGGGAGCGATGGTCGGTTGCGGCACAAATTCCAACTCAAGTAACGGTGCGGTAGAGGCTACGCCGGCTCCGGCAGACTCGAAACCGGCAGCATCTACACCAGCGAAGAAAGTTGAATTGAAAGTATTTATGGGCTTTCCACGGTTTAAGGATCAATTTAACAAGTATTTTGAACAATTTAAGGCAAAGGAAAAAGCTGAAAAAAATATTGATGTCACCATCAATCTTGAAATGCCGAATCCTGACCAAGCCAAGCAAATCTTGCAGACTCGCCTTTCTTCCAATGATGCGCCGGATTTGTTCACCCTACACGCTGTAGCAGACGTACCTAGTTATTACAAAGCCGGTTACTTGAGTGATTTATCCAATCAGCCGTTTGCGGCAGGCCTGTTCGATAACGTTAAAAAGACGGTAACCTTTGACGGAAAAATAGTAGCATTACCGCTTGAAAGCTTGGAATGGGGATACTTGTACAACAAAAAAGTGTTCAATGATTTAAGCTTGAAAGCTCCTCAAACATTAGATGAAATGAAAGCGGTTATTGAGAAGCTGAAGGCGAATAAAGTGACACCATTCGAGTTGTCTTTTCAAGAGGCATGGATTCCGCAGCTGATCATGGCGCTGTCGCTCGGTGGGATTGTGAATTCGGAGCATCCGGATTGGATTCAAAAGATGAATAAGGGTGAAGCCTCCTACAAAGACGTCCAGGACGTATTCAATATTATTGATATTGTTATGCAAAATGGGACAGATAAGCCATTTGAAGTAGGCAGCGCCCAGGGCTCAACCGATTTCGCTAACGGAAAAGCGGCAATGTGGGTTCAAGGTCCGTGGCAAGCAGAAGCGATTCAGAAGGTTAACCCGAAAATCGAATTCGGTGTAGCACCGCTTCCAGTGAGCAATAACCCGAAAGGTACGATGATTAACCTATCAACGTCCACGTCTCTAGCGGTATCTCCAACAAGCAAGAATAAAGAGGTTGCCATGGATCTTCTAAATTACATCCTTGATGCGAAGGATTCGTCAGCCTTGTTCCAAGAATTGAAGTTCAATCCCGTATCTAAGGTTCACACGTATAAATCATTCCCTTGGATCGATGAAGCGATGACCTACGTTTCTCAAGGGAAGGCTTATCAGGACTTGTCTCTCCCTAATGGCATCACGGATGAACAAGCGAAGCTGCTGCAAAGCTACTACGCGAAGCAAGTAACGAAAGACGAGATTATCAAAGCGCTGGATAAAAAATGGGCAGACGCGATTAAGGGTCAGCAATAG
- a CDS encoding response regulator → MLNVLIIDDELWARQVVRSLGAWNKLGLNIIGEADGGREGIVLIETLHPSIVITDMRMPGLDGVELLKVLNERYPEVKIIVMSGFDDFVYLKQAIRSRAIEYLLKPINPVELNDALSRCVEELQASLQIPTSWDTHVFTDKKMLDTYLNYRQQVYEYLLELNRPAVLHTMEKIEDLLSEGYTVTQDGRLPARIAHDFLHLLEEFTAGTDYGLDAAWIEERRKRAALLSGYSLGEIHTILRDWLIDAIDAIEAYRKNKNRLAPEDVQAYIDRHYQETISLETVAHHFFVSKEHLSRTFKASIGENLSDYIVRKRMEKAKELIMDQRLAIKRVAELTGYMDIAYFYRVFKKHFGLTPGEMRKE, encoded by the coding sequence ATGCTGAACGTATTGATCATCGATGACGAGCTTTGGGCCAGACAAGTCGTTAGATCATTGGGAGCTTGGAACAAACTTGGACTGAATATCATTGGGGAAGCAGATGGTGGGCGGGAAGGAATCGTTCTGATTGAGACGCTGCATCCGAGCATCGTGATCACCGATATGCGAATGCCGGGACTGGACGGTGTGGAGCTCCTGAAGGTATTAAACGAGCGATACCCCGAAGTTAAAATAATCGTGATGAGTGGCTTTGACGATTTCGTTTATTTGAAGCAGGCGATACGTTCCCGTGCCATCGAATACCTTTTGAAGCCGATTAATCCAGTCGAATTGAACGATGCCCTTTCTCGGTGCGTGGAAGAGCTGCAGGCTTCACTACAAATACCAACTTCATGGGATACGCACGTCTTTACGGATAAAAAGATGCTGGACACCTATTTGAATTACCGGCAGCAGGTTTATGAGTATCTCTTGGAACTTAATCGCCCCGCTGTGCTCCATACAATGGAAAAGATAGAGGACCTCTTATCCGAAGGTTATACAGTGACGCAAGATGGGAGATTACCGGCTAGAATTGCGCATGATTTTCTGCACTTGCTGGAAGAGTTTACAGCTGGTACGGATTATGGTTTGGATGCAGCTTGGATCGAAGAGCGACGTAAACGTGCTGCGTTGTTAAGTGGGTACTCTTTAGGAGAGATTCATACCATCCTGCGTGATTGGTTAATTGATGCAATAGATGCCATAGAGGCGTACCGCAAAAATAAAAATCGATTAGCCCCCGAGGACGTACAGGCTTACATTGACCGCCACTACCAAGAAACTATTTCTCTTGAGACGGTCGCTCATCATTTTTTTGTGAGCAAGGAGCATCTAAGTCGAACATTTAAGGCTTCCATCGGGGAAAATTTATCCGATTATATCGTTCGTAAGAGGATGGAGAAAGCTAAGGAATTAATCATGGATCAACGACTTGCCATCAAACGAGTAGCAGAGCTAACTGGCTATATGGATATTGCTTACTTTTATCGCGTGTTTAAGAAACATTTCGGACTCACACCAGGGGAAATGCGTAAGGAGTAG